A part of Helicobacter fennelliae genomic DNA contains:
- a CDS encoding sensor histidine kinase has product MARKHHKTITNTKNTNASKSANTSIGGSENKKENKNESKNEILIEDFSENDERLGREFLAEIESNPQNIKQLLEEFITISYRYEKDVKDAKALYEWLIETLPQAIWVYNSDGSFFYRNSLAINLSEILESLQPQASNQEQTQEIEYKQRTYLIQINSFQNRQLITATDITNQKRQERLASMGQISAHLAHEIRNPIGSMSLLLSTLAKKSNQAQNLIIAELQKSIFRVERIIKATLLFSKGVSANKQPTSIASLEEDLWDCIKTYSYTKDIVFNFEFVDKVCLLDRDLMAMALQNFLFNAIDAIEESELENGVSGEVSIKASIDKDEIIFEIQDNGKPFENPDILFEPFVTTKLKGNGLGLALSLQIIYAHQGRISIDAPNKKFSIVIKKF; this is encoded by the coding sequence TTGGCACGCAAACATCACAAAACCATCACAAACACTAAAAACACTAATGCAAGCAAAAGCGCAAATACAAGCATAGGTGGAAGCGAGAATAAAAAAGAAAATAAAAATGAGAGCAAAAATGAGATTTTGATTGAGGATTTTAGTGAAAATGATGAGCGATTGGGTAGGGAGTTTCTCGCAGAGATTGAGTCAAATCCGCAAAACATCAAGCAGCTTTTGGAAGAATTTATCACAATTAGCTATCGCTATGAAAAAGATGTCAAAGACGCAAAAGCCCTGTATGAATGGCTGATAGAGACGCTTCCTCAAGCTATATGGGTGTATAATAGCGATGGGAGCTTTTTTTATCGCAATTCTTTGGCTATCAATCTCTCCGAGATTCTAGAATCTTTGCAGCCTCAAGCCTCAAACCAAGAGCAAACGCAAGAAATCGAATACAAACAACGTACATATTTGATACAGATAAATTCTTTTCAAAATCGCCAGCTCATCACTGCAACTGACATCACAAACCAAAAACGACAAGAACGACTTGCTTCAATGGGGCAAATATCCGCGCATTTAGCGCATGAGATACGCAATCCTATCGGCTCTATGTCGCTTCTACTCTCTACACTTGCCAAAAAATCAAACCAAGCGCAGAATCTCATTATCGCAGAATTGCAAAAATCAATTTTTCGTGTGGAGCGGATTATAAAAGCGACTTTGCTTTTTTCTAAAGGTGTGAGCGCAAATAAGCAACCTACGAGTATTGCAAGCTTGGAGGAGGATTTGTGGGATTGTATAAAAACTTATAGCTATACAAAAGATATTGTTTTTAACTTTGAATTTGTTGATAAGGTGTGCTTGCTTGATCGGGATTTGATGGCAATGGCGTTGCAGAATTTTTTGTTTAATGCGATTGATGCGATAGAAGAGAGCGAGCTAGAGAATGGAGTAAGCGGGGAAGTCTCTATAAAGGCAAGCATAGATAAAGATGAGATAATCTTTGAGATACAAGACAATGGTAAGCCTTTTGAGAATCCAGATATATTGTTTGAACCTTTTGTAACGACAAAACTTAAGGGCAATGGGCTTGGATTGGCACTTTCATTGCAGATTATTTATGCTCATCAAGGCAGGATTAGTATTGATGCACCAAATAAAAAATTTAGCATTGTGATTAAGAAATTTTGA
- the rpmB gene encoding 50S ribosomal protein L28, protein MAKRCFFTGKGPMVGNNVSHANNKTKRRSLPNLRSVKIKLADGSSLRIKIAASTLRTMKKYS, encoded by the coding sequence ATGGCAAAAAGATGTTTTTTTACGGGCAAAGGACCTATGGTTGGCAATAATGTAAGCCACGCAAATAACAAAACAAAAAGACGATCGCTTCCAAATTTGCGAAGTGTCAAAATCAAATTAGCCGATGGCTCATCACTTCGTATCAAAATCGCTGCTTCTACACTAAGGACCATGAAAAAATATTCGTAA
- the hemL gene encoding glutamate-1-semialdehyde 2,1-aminomutase, which produces MRNILHSINSFNEAKQVIPGGVNSPVRAFKSVGGTPLFIQRGEGYKIFDIDENEYIDFVQSWGPLIFGHCDKDIESCVLSALQCGLSFGAPTARETALIKEILPCYHGIEKMRLVNSGTEATMSAIRLARAFSKKDDIIKFDGCYHGHSDALLVSAGSGCATFGTPSSPGIPNDISKHTLVARYNDIDSVRECMQASGNVACIIIEPIAGNMGLVPADKEFLLSLRELCDKHHIVLILDEVMSGFRAGLNGVQSFVEIEADLATFGKVIGGGMPLAAFGGKQEIMDMLSPEGGVYQAGTLSGNPIATAAGLVTLCKIKNTPNLYTRLEQLAHFLVNGLQSIAHRHNIALQTSVRGSMFGFFFNQNQVKNFDDAKKSDTQLFARFHQEMLRRGVYFACSQFETGFICTPMDKGVIERVLECADESFAAIKK; this is translated from the coding sequence ATGCGCAATATACTTCATAGTATCAATAGCTTCAATGAAGCAAAGCAAGTCATTCCGGGCGGGGTGAATTCTCCTGTGAGGGCATTTAAAAGCGTAGGAGGCACGCCTCTTTTTATCCAAAGAGGTGAGGGGTATAAGATTTTTGATATTGATGAAAATGAATATATCGATTTTGTGCAGAGCTGGGGACCGCTGATTTTTGGGCATTGTGATAAAGATATAGAATCTTGTGTGCTTAGCGCACTTCAATGTGGGCTTAGCTTTGGTGCGCCAACAGCAAGAGAGACAGCCCTTATCAAAGAAATTTTGCCTTGTTATCATGGCATTGAAAAAATGCGACTTGTCAATTCCGGCACAGAAGCGACAATGAGTGCTATACGATTAGCAAGGGCGTTTAGCAAAAAAGATGATATTATCAAATTTGATGGCTGCTATCATGGACATAGCGATGCATTGCTTGTGAGTGCTGGGAGCGGGTGCGCGACTTTTGGCACGCCTAGCTCGCCGGGCATTCCAAATGACATAAGCAAGCACACTTTGGTAGCGCGATATAATGATATAGATTCTGTGAGAGAGTGCATGCAGGCAAGTGGGAATGTCGCGTGTATTATCATTGAGCCTATTGCTGGCAATATGGGGCTTGTGCCGGCGGATAAAGAGTTTTTGCTCTCTCTTCGTGAATTATGCGACAAACATCATATCGTGCTGATTCTTGATGAGGTGATGAGCGGGTTTCGAGCGGGGCTTAATGGCGTGCAAAGCTTTGTGGAGATTGAGGCGGATTTGGCGACATTTGGGAAGGTTATCGGCGGGGGAATGCCACTAGCAGCCTTTGGTGGCAAGCAAGAAATCATGGATATGCTTTCACCCGAAGGTGGCGTATATCAAGCAGGCACACTAAGCGGGAATCCAATCGCAACAGCCGCTGGTTTGGTGACTTTGTGCAAAATCAAAAATACCCCAAATCTTTATACGCGACTTGAGCAGTTGGCGCATTTTTTGGTTAATGGCTTACAAAGCATTGCGCATAGGCATAATATCGCTTTGCAAACGAGCGTGCGAGGCAGTATGTTTGGGTTTTTCTTCAATCAAAATCAAGTAAAAAATTTTGATGATGCCAAAAAGTCTGATACACAGCTTTTTGCACGCTTTCATCAAGAAATGCTAAGACGCGGGGTGTATTTTGCATGCTCGCAGTTTGAGACTGGGTTTATTTGCACTCCTATGGATAAGGGCGTGATTGAAAGAGTGCTTGAATGCGCAGATGAAAGCTTTGCAGCTATCAAAAAATAA
- a CDS encoding AtpZ/AtpI family protein — translation MKKFSQHSQNLQDSQNTHNIPNPKSDLEQDKQDKLLLEVAESSEVESSQDLSLATSPTTSSATSASVDFKDSQDAQHKDSHRRQRMQKIIHGAYDLSLGISIVVAILLGVGIGFLLWKAFESQWLLFLGIFWGVAAAGLNIYKAYKRTKKELDMLAKDPKYNYKKPEESSDDSDEWSWEK, via the coding sequence ATGAAAAAATTCTCTCAACATTCACAAAACTTGCAAGATTCTCAAAATACACACAATATACCAAATCCTAAGAGTGATTTAGAGCAAGATAAGCAAGATAAGCTACTTTTAGAAGTAGCAGAATCTAGCGAGGTAGAATCTAGTCAAGATTTATCTCTTGCAACATCTCCTACGACATCTTCTGCAACTTCAGCGAGTGTGGATTTCAAAGATTCTCAAGATGCTCAACACAAAGATTCTCATCGTAGGCAAAGAATGCAAAAAATCATTCATGGTGCGTATGATTTGAGTTTGGGGATTTCAATCGTTGTGGCTATTTTGCTAGGTGTGGGGATTGGGTTTTTGCTTTGGAAGGCGTTTGAGAGTCAGTGGTTGCTATTTTTGGGGATTTTTTGGGGGGTTGCAGCAGCAGGGCTTAATATCTACAAAGCCTATAAACGCACCAAAAAAGAGCTTGATATGCTTGCCAAAGATCCCAAATACAACTACAAAAAGCCAGAAGAATCTAGCGATGATAGCGATGAATGGAGTTGGGAGAAATAA
- a CDS encoding glycosyltransferase family 9 protein, whose amino-acid sequence MTIGFILFHRGIGDYCVAFKALYLMKHIYGARIVVFGNKAVCNLLEYASYIDQCEDIGELNQKSVECINSYHCDCAILVQARSKSIKALESSNIKKVITPLKLRSLISPKCRTSIWLFLRHRMISMTDVMCELARYINPKLYDKHIAEIKIPAKLISTAPKHKKAISEFLTTNCPNREFVIINPFSVSAFSSLSLEGFLELIERFEKRFSKYVPLVITYPAVHTQFMQNLKDSKRSFSSLVVFENNDDLLYLVEMVDRAKCVISPSTGVIHIASCLHIPTIGLFSKRDIVHWGTLDKCYVEIPKPLSTINKQEEEIIIEETLRVFGECCAK is encoded by the coding sequence ATGACAATTGGGTTTATATTGTTTCATCGTGGCATTGGAGATTATTGCGTTGCGTTTAAGGCATTGTATTTGATGAAGCACATATATGGAGCAAGGATTGTGGTATTTGGCAATAAAGCGGTATGCAATCTTTTGGAATATGCTTCATATATCGATCAATGCGAGGACATCGGGGAGCTTAATCAAAAAAGTGTAGAGTGCATTAATTCATACCATTGTGATTGTGCTATTTTGGTGCAAGCACGATCAAAATCTATCAAAGCACTAGAATCTAGCAATATCAAAAAAGTTATTACACCACTTAAATTGCGATCGCTTATCTCACCAAAATGTCGCACTTCTATATGGCTTTTTTTACGACATAGAATGATAAGTATGACAGATGTGATGTGTGAATTAGCGCGGTATATCAATCCTAAGCTCTATGATAAACATATCGCTGAGATTAAGATTCCAGCTAAGCTTATATCCACAGCCCCAAAGCATAAGAAGGCTATTAGTGAGTTTTTAACGACAAATTGCCCTAATCGAGAATTTGTCATTATTAATCCTTTCAGTGTTTCTGCTTTTAGTTCGCTTTCTTTAGAGGGGTTTTTGGAGTTGATAGAGCGATTTGAGAAGCGATTTAGCAAGTATGTACCATTAGTTATCACTTATCCTGCGGTGCATACGCAGTTTATGCAGAATCTAAAAGATTCAAAGCGATCTTTTTCCTCACTTGTTGTGTTTGAAAACAATGATGATCTGCTCTATCTTGTCGAGATGGTAGATCGTGCAAAATGTGTAATCAGCCCTAGCACAGGCGTAATTCACATCGCTTCATGTTTGCATATCCCAACTATCGGGCTTTTTTCAAAACGCGATATAGTGCATTGGGGGACATTAGATAAATGTTATGTAGAGATTCCAAAGCCATTATCTACGATAAACAAGCAAGAAGAAGAAATAATAATCGAGGAGACTTTAAGGGTATTTGGTGAATGTTGTGCAAAATAA
- the ilvD gene encoding dihydroxy-acid dehydratase has product MRSDIIKVGAQKAPHRSLLRGVGLKDEDFKKPFIGIANSHIDIIPGHYFLAEYGRIIKEEIQKAGGVAFEFNTIGVDDGIAMGHQGMLYSLPSRELIADSIETVMNAHSLDALICIPNCDKITPGMVMGALRVNVPTIFVSGGPMKAGTMHDGSRIGLSQVFEAVGAFEAHKIDEQKLYEFECQACPSGGSCSGMFTANSMNTLCEAMGIALPGNGTIPALTEQREKLLRTAARRIVQIALDSALTEQFRLKNILNKNAIHNAFVVDMAMGGSTNTVLHMLAIAKEAEVEFDLKHINEIAKNVAHLTKIAPAVDNVYMEDINNAGGVSAVMNEIHSQNNALIDNLTITGERLYQRIQNAKIKDTQVIHPKDKAFSQTGGLKILFGNIAKDGAVIKVGAMAEGMKDFVGKAVVFDSQEQAIKGISKGEVKAGAVVVIRYEGPKGGPGMPEMLSPTSLIMGMGLGESVALITDGRFSGATRGACIGHISPEAAEGGEIALIENGDEIRININEGVLELLVDSATLQERRAKWQPIKKHITSKWLKRYSLLVSNATNGAVLKTEL; this is encoded by the coding sequence ATGCGAAGTGATATTATCAAAGTTGGGGCGCAAAAAGCACCACATAGAAGTCTTTTGCGTGGAGTTGGACTCAAAGATGAGGATTTCAAAAAGCCTTTTATAGGGATTGCAAATAGTCATATTGACATCATTCCAGGGCATTATTTTTTGGCAGAATATGGCAGAATCATCAAAGAAGAAATCCAAAAAGCCGGTGGTGTGGCATTTGAGTTTAATACCATTGGTGTTGATGATGGGATCGCTATGGGTCATCAAGGTATGCTTTATTCGCTTCCAAGTCGCGAGCTCATCGCTGATAGCATTGAGACGGTGATGAATGCTCATAGTCTTGATGCGCTCATTTGCATTCCAAACTGCGATAAAATCACGCCCGGAATGGTTATGGGGGCATTGCGAGTTAATGTGCCGACAATTTTTGTCAGTGGCGGTCCTATGAAAGCAGGCACTATGCATGATGGCTCAAGGATTGGATTATCACAAGTATTTGAGGCTGTCGGTGCGTTTGAAGCGCACAAAATCGATGAGCAAAAGTTGTATGAGTTTGAATGCCAAGCATGCCCTAGTGGCGGAAGTTGTAGCGGAATGTTTACTGCAAACTCGATGAATACGCTTTGTGAAGCAATGGGTATAGCACTGCCTGGAAATGGCACAATCCCAGCACTCACAGAGCAACGAGAAAAGCTATTGCGCACAGCAGCGCGAAGGATCGTGCAAATCGCACTAGATTCTGCGCTCACAGAGCAGTTTAGACTCAAAAACATACTCAACAAAAACGCCATTCATAACGCATTTGTCGTAGATATGGCAATGGGTGGAAGCACAAATACGGTTTTGCATATGCTTGCAATCGCCAAAGAAGCGGAGGTTGAATTTGATCTCAAACACATCAATGAAATCGCCAAAAATGTCGCACATCTAACCAAAATCGCCCCTGCTGTCGATAATGTCTATATGGAGGACATCAATAATGCCGGCGGTGTGAGCGCAGTAATGAATGAAATCCACTCGCAAAATAACGCGCTAATAGATAATCTCACAATCACAGGCGAGAGGCTATATCAGAGAATCCAAAATGCCAAAATCAAAGACACACAAGTCATTCACCCCAAAGACAAAGCTTTTTCGCAAACTGGTGGCTTAAAAATTTTATTTGGCAATATCGCTAAAGATGGCGCAGTGATAAAAGTCGGCGCAATGGCTGAAGGTATGAAAGATTTTGTTGGCAAGGCGGTTGTGTTTGATTCGCAAGAGCAGGCGATTAAGGGGATTTCAAAAGGTGAGGTTAAGGCTGGGGCTGTTGTTGTGATCCGCTATGAAGGACCAAAAGGAGGACCCGGAATGCCTGAAATGCTAAGCCCGACAAGTCTTATTATGGGAATGGGATTGGGAGAATCTGTCGCGCTCATCACTGATGGAAGATTTAGCGGGGCGACAAGAGGAGCGTGTATCGGGCATATCAGTCCTGAAGCGGCTGAAGGTGGCGAAATCGCGCTGATAGAAAACGGCGATGAGATTCGTATCAATATCAATGAGGGGGTTTTAGAGCTTCTTGTAGATTCTGCGACTTTGCAAGAAAGACGCGCCAAATGGCAACCCATCAAAAAACATATCACAAGTAAATGGCTCAAACGTTATTCATTGCTTGTCAGCAATGCCACAAATGGAGCGGTTCTTAAAACAGAATTATAA
- a CDS encoding D-sedoheptulose 7-phosphate isomerase: MKDFIDSEIQESIQILSKTKELLESNIAQAAKILSQTLEKRNRVILFGNGGSAADAQHFAAELSGRYKKERVALPGIAISTDTSAMSAIGNDYGFEFVFSRQVQAIANCGDVLFGISTSGNSPNVLNAFKEGKKIGCFCMGLSGKGGGSMNEVCDLNLVIPSNHTPRIQEAHILVIHILCGLIEATY, from the coding sequence ATGAAGGATTTTATAGATTCTGAGATACAAGAAAGTATCCAAATCCTAAGCAAAACAAAAGAATTACTAGAATCTAACATTGCGCAAGCTGCAAAGATTCTAAGCCAGACATTAGAAAAAAGAAATAGAGTTATTTTATTTGGCAATGGTGGAAGTGCCGCTGATGCGCAACACTTCGCAGCAGAGCTAAGCGGGCGATACAAAAAAGAGCGAGTCGCACTGCCCGGAATCGCAATCTCAACAGATACTTCAGCCATGAGTGCTATTGGCAATGATTATGGATTTGAGTTTGTGTTTTCTCGCCAAGTGCAAGCGATCGCAAATTGTGGTGATGTGCTATTTGGAATCTCGACAAGTGGTAATTCGCCAAATGTGCTTAATGCTTTCAAAGAGGGCAAAAAAATCGGCTGCTTTTGTATGGGGCTAAGCGGAAAGGGCGGTGGAAGTATGAATGAGGTTTGCGATCTTAATCTTGTGATCCCAAGCAATCATACACCCAGAATCCAAGAAGCTCATATTTTGGTTATCCATATTCTGTGTGGATTGATTGAGGCTACATATTAA
- the rfaE1 gene encoding D-glycero-beta-D-manno-heptose-7-phosphate kinase encodes MFNFNTKQPKILVIGDLMVDHYVWGKCDRISPEAPVQVVNIKNESNRLGGACNVAANLSCLGAKVSICGVIGDDDMGKWLISELDRLCIDVGFVVPIKKRPTTQKSRILVANQQVLRVDREDNNHIDDELKNEILSMLSYKMNTFDAIILSDYAKGVLRDDLTKEIINLARSENKFILVDPKGSDYTKYKNATLLTPNKTEAMQATQIQIKDDESLKEAMLKIKKMCNLEICLVTLSEDGIAILDSKKKLIKSPTISQEVYDVTGAGDTVIAALAFGLSSGLDIFKATTFANAAAAVVVGKVGSATATLSEIISFLHNGAYANSKILQHAELETLLPSLREHKIIFTNGCFDILHRGHIEYLQKAKELGDILIIGLNSDSSVKKLKGESRPINSQDDRAAILSALECVDYIVIFDEETPRDLVRLIAPDVLVKGSDYQGKAIAGSEFAKEVKLVDFIEGKSSTKIIEKIRS; translated from the coding sequence ATGTTTAATTTTAATACCAAACAACCAAAGATTCTCGTAATCGGAGATTTGATGGTTGATCATTATGTATGGGGAAAATGCGATCGCATATCACCCGAAGCTCCTGTGCAAGTTGTCAATATCAAAAACGAGAGCAATCGACTTGGCGGTGCATGCAATGTCGCTGCAAATCTAAGCTGTCTTGGCGCAAAAGTGAGTATATGCGGAGTCATCGGTGATGATGATATGGGAAAATGGCTTATAAGCGAGCTTGATAGATTGTGTATTGATGTTGGGTTTGTTGTGCCTATCAAAAAGCGTCCGACAACCCAAAAAAGCAGAATCTTAGTCGCAAATCAGCAAGTTTTGCGTGTCGATAGGGAGGATAATAACCACATTGATGATGAGCTCAAAAATGAGATTCTCTCGATGCTTTCATACAAGATGAATACTTTTGATGCGATTATATTGTCTGATTATGCAAAGGGCGTTTTGCGAGATGATTTGACAAAAGAAATCATAAACCTTGCAAGAAGCGAAAATAAATTTATCCTTGTCGATCCAAAGGGAAGTGATTATACCAAATACAAAAACGCCACACTGCTCACCCCAAACAAAACAGAAGCAATGCAAGCCACACAAATCCAAATCAAAGATGATGAAAGCCTCAAAGAAGCTATGCTTAAAATCAAAAAAATGTGCAATTTAGAGATTTGCTTAGTAACTTTAAGCGAAGATGGAATCGCTATTTTGGATAGTAAAAAAAAGCTCATCAAATCTCCAACGATTTCTCAAGAAGTGTATGATGTAACAGGTGCGGGTGATACGGTGATCGCTGCTCTTGCATTTGGGCTAAGTAGCGGGCTTGATATTTTTAAGGCGACAACTTTTGCTAATGCCGCAGCAGCTGTGGTCGTAGGTAAAGTCGGAAGCGCTACGGCGACTTTGAGTGAGATCATAAGCTTTTTGCATAATGGCGCGTATGCAAATTCTAAGATTCTGCAACATGCAGAGCTAGAGACTTTGTTACCTTCATTAAGGGAGCATAAAATCATCTTTACAAATGGCTGTTTTGATATTTTGCATCGCGGGCATATTGAATACCTTCAAAAAGCAAAAGAGCTTGGCGATATACTCATCATCGGGCTAAATAGCGATAGCTCAGTCAAAAAGCTCAAAGGAGAATCTCGCCCTATCAATTCGCAAGACGACAGAGCAGCGATTTTATCGGCACTTGAATGTGTGGATTATATCGTGATATTTGATGAAGAGACGCCACGCGATCTTGTGCGCCTCATCGCTCCCGATGTGCTTGTCAAAGGAAGTGATTATCAAGGAAAGGCTATTGCTGGAAGTGAGTTTGCAAAAGAAGTTAAATTGGTAGATTTCATCGAGGGCAAATCAAGCACAAAAATCATAGAAAAAATAAGGAGCTAA
- the rfaD gene encoding ADP-glyceromanno-heptose 6-epimerase yields the protein MSHLHLDGKTILITGGAGFIGSSLAFYFQNNHKNTHVIVLDKFRDGTHFPSGNPTSLGHFKNLIGFKGDILALDINDGLEVLENIHFDYVFHQAAISDTTATNQKLMIQTNHHAFLELLHITLKKNARMIYASSAGTYGNTQAPNKVGFGEEPENIYGFSKLAMDMSVRKILESNENLPIVGLRYFNVYGQREFYKGKTASMILQLGLQALKDKHIKLFEFGEQKRDFVYIDDVVAANVAAMQATKGGIYNVGYGLSRSYNDIVSILKQELGDFEVSYIKNPYQFFQTHTEADIASTQSDLGYKPQFSLEKGIKAYIPEIKAIFNKEFCHQINHDSKSQNKENNSRSTDV from the coding sequence ATGAGTCATTTACATTTAGACGGAAAAACAATTCTCATCACAGGTGGTGCTGGATTTATCGGAAGCTCACTTGCGTTTTACTTTCAAAACAACCACAAAAACACACATGTAATCGTGCTTGATAAATTTCGAGATGGCACACACTTTCCAAGTGGAAACCCCACATCTCTAGGGCATTTCAAAAATCTTATCGGCTTTAAGGGCGATATTTTGGCACTTGATATAAATGATGGCTTGGAGGTGCTAGAAAATATACATTTTGATTATGTCTTTCATCAAGCAGCGATTTCTGACACAACAGCAACAAACCAAAAACTAATGATCCAAACCAACCACCACGCGTTTTTGGAGCTTTTGCATATCACGCTCAAAAAAAATGCCAGAATGATTTATGCCTCATCTGCTGGCACTTATGGCAATACGCAAGCACCAAATAAAGTAGGTTTTGGGGAAGAGCCGGAGAATATTTATGGATTCTCAAAGCTTGCTATGGATATGAGTGTGCGTAAGATTTTAGAGAGCAATGAAAATCTGCCAATCGTTGGCTTGCGGTATTTTAATGTATATGGGCAAAGAGAGTTTTACAAAGGCAAAACCGCCTCGATGATTTTGCAATTAGGACTTCAAGCCCTCAAAGATAAGCATATTAAGTTGTTTGAATTTGGCGAGCAAAAAAGGGATTTTGTCTATATCGATGATGTCGTGGCTGCAAATGTCGCTGCTATGCAAGCTACAAAAGGCGGAATCTACAATGTCGGCTATGGCTTGTCGCGAAGCTATAATGACATTGTATCAATCCTCAAACAAGAGCTTGGGGATTTTGAAGTCTCATATATCAAAAATCCATATCAATTTTTTCAAACGCACACAGAAGCTGATATTGCCTCTACGCAAAGTGATTTGGGCTACAAACCACAATTTAGCCTCGAAAAAGGCATAAAAGCCTATATACCTGAAATCAAAGCAATTTTTAATAAAGAGTTTTGCCACCAGATAAATCACGACAGCAAGTCACAAAATAAAGAAAATAACTCAAGGAGCACAGATGTTTAA
- the gmhB gene encoding D-glycero-beta-D-manno-heptose 1,7-bisphosphate 7-phosphatase — MKAVFFDRDGVVNKDFGYVYQQKDFEFVAGIFELLQYCKQKGFLLIIVTNQSGIGRGYYSIEDFKSITSYMQQELKKTLKFGFDSIYFCPHHPESDCQCRKPKISMIEQAKKDYHLDLSQCFIIGDKISDVQAGQNAGIKHKILVGKQAGSTIQGLDHLHIVTQISEVREVMERILTT; from the coding sequence ATGAAGGCTGTTTTTTTTGATAGAGATGGTGTTGTCAATAAGGACTTTGGCTATGTGTATCAGCAAAAGGATTTCGAATTTGTCGCGGGGATTTTTGAGCTATTGCAATATTGCAAACAAAAAGGATTTTTGCTCATCATTGTAACCAACCAAAGTGGCATCGGCAGGGGGTATTATAGTATTGAGGATTTTAAATCTATCACCTCATATATGCAACAAGAGCTCAAAAAAACCCTCAAATTTGGATTTGATAGTATTTATTTTTGTCCGCACCACCCAGAATCTGACTGCCAATGTCGTAAGCCAAAAATCAGTATGATAGAGCAAGCCAAAAAAGATTATCATCTTGATTTAAGCCAATGTTTTATTATAGGCGATAAAATAAGCGATGTGCAAGCTGGGCAAAATGCCGGAATCAAGCACAAAATCCTTGTAGGCAAACAAGCAGGAAGCACGATACAAGGGCTAGATCATTTGCATATTGTTACGCAGATTAGCGAAGTGCGCGAAGTTATGGAGAGGATTTTAACAACTTAA
- a CDS encoding C40 family peptidase translates to MKHYYHLCMLVVIGFALGGCFIQNFNKEARLASYTNANPHTSTHTNSKSESTSKSTTSQSLKSSNTSKQSPTKHYSNDKTLQILLTQQTKWQHTPYVSGGTTKKGADCSGFVMSVFNESFNLSLPRTTITQMDKGKTIGGKHTSTSKLMAGDLLFFKTGRGEHDYHVGIYLENGDFMHLSTKGGAKIANLSNSYWKKIFKKAVRYL, encoded by the coding sequence ATGAAACATTATTATCATCTTTGTATGCTTGTAGTCATTGGATTTGCGCTTGGAGGTTGCTTTATCCAAAACTTCAACAAAGAAGCAAGGCTTGCCTCATACACAAACGCTAACCCCCACACAAGCACGCACACTAATTCCAAATCAGAATCCACCTCAAAATCTACCACATCACAATCTCTAAAATCATCAAACACCTCAAAACAAAGCCCTACAAAGCATTACTCCAACGACAAAACCCTACAAATCCTACTCACACAGCAAACAAAATGGCAGCACACCCCTTATGTATCAGGCGGCACGACCAAAAAAGGAGCTGATTGTAGCGGATTTGTGATGAGCGTTTTTAATGAGAGTTTTAATCTCTCGCTTCCGCGCACGACAATCACCCAAATGGATAAAGGCAAAACAATCGGTGGAAAGCACACCTCCACATCAAAGCTCATGGCAGGGGATTTATTGTTTTTCAAAACAGGTCGTGGCGAGCATGACTATCATGTCGGTATTTATTTAGAAAATGGGGATTTTATGCATTTATCCACAAAAGGTGGGGCAAAAATCGCCAATCTTTCAAACTCGTATTGGAAAAAAATATTCAAAAAAGCCGTGCGGTATTTGTAA
- a CDS encoding EscU/YscU/HrcU family type III secretion system export apparatus switch protein, which translates to MNQTKKAVALAYDPATNKAPEVIASGKGAIAQKIIQKAKDLDIPLFVNAQLVDMLINVEINDQIPVELYEAVVEVFVWLNRLEKNEQLSL; encoded by the coding sequence ATGAATCAGACAAAAAAAGCTGTCGCACTCGCGTATGACCCCGCTACAAACAAAGCTCCAGAAGTCATAGCAAGTGGCAAAGGCGCAATAGCACAAAAGATTATCCAAAAGGCAAAGGATTTAGACATTCCATTGTTTGTGAATGCGCAATTAGTAGATATGCTTATCAATGTAGAGATAAATGATCAGATTCCAGTTGAGCTCTATGAAGCAGTGGTTGAAGTGTTTGTATGGCTCAATCGCCTTGAGAAAAACGAGCAATTAAGCCTATAA